The Podarcis muralis chromosome 10, rPodMur119.hap1.1, whole genome shotgun sequence genome includes a region encoding these proteins:
- the PPHLN1 gene encoding periphilin-1 isoform X11 has protein sequence MHTTVAYRRDDVWSDERYDYDRLPRERLPPRPDEDYAREVNFANKKPPLPERPGEGSYSRYEYSHAPVGYRDYGDGRGFAHERRSGPPHRMDDPGYRWQRDDHPASRQPDYRDLRDGMRRKPAYPHYARDRSPHKRDSPYFRESPVSRRDSPHSRSGSSISSRSYSPDRSKAYAYHQSQHSRSMSSLPKRNISQQGKEKSASQSLKTSRDVSPSGTAAGPPSKALDKSSRLSEKELAEAASRWAAEKAEKTDTSSVPEISDYEAASSEPLYAERHEETGASIPDNNELFEDSPHVSRSKAIAAKTKEIEQVYRQDCETFGAVVKMLIEKDPALEKPIQFSLRQNLHEIGERCIEELKHFIAEYDTVRHEFEES, from the exons ATGCATACAACAG TGGCATACAGAAGAGATGATGTGTGGTCTGATGAACGATATGATTATGATAGACTTCCGCGAGAGCGGCTTCCTCCACGTCCTGAT GAAGACTATGCTCGAGAAGTCAACTTTGCGAACAAGAAACCACCACTTCCAGAGAGACCTGGGGAAGGAAGCTACAGTAGATATGAATATAGTCATGCTCCTGTTGGCTATAGAGATTACGGAGACGGCCGCGGTTTTGCCCACGAAAGAAGAAGTGGACCACCACACAGAATG GATGATCCTGGATATAGATGGCAAAGGGACGACCATCCTGCTAGTCGTCAGCCTGATTATAG GGACCTGAGAGACGGCATGCGCCGGAAACCCGCCTATCCTCACTATGCGAGAGATCGATCCCCGCATAAGAGAGATTCTCCTTACTTCAGGGAATCGCCGGTCAGCCGAAGGGATTCCCCCCACAGCAGATCTGGGTCCAGCATCAGCAGCAGAAGTTACTCTCCCGACAGAAGCAAAGCCTATGCCTACCACCAGTCCCAGCATAGCAGAAGTATGTCATCTTTACCTAAAAGAAATATTTCTCAACAAG GTAAAGAGAAAAGCGCCTCTCAGTCCTTGAAAACGTCAAGAGATGTCTCTCCCTCAGGAACAGCAGCAGGGCCACCTTCAAAG GCCTTGGACAAAAGTAGCCGCTTGTCAGAAAAGGAGCTTGCAGAGGCTGCAAGTAGGTGGGCAGCTGAAAAAGCAGAGAAGACAGACACAAGCAGCGTACCTGAAATTTCAGATTATGAA GCTGCATCCTCAGAACCGTTATATGCAGAACGCCATGAAGAAACTGGCGCCAGCATACCAGACAATAATGAACTGTTTGAAGACAGCCCGCATGTTAGTCGTTCCAAGGCAATTGCAGCAAAGACAAAGGAGATTGAACAG gTGTACAGACAGGATTGCGAAACCTTTGGTGCTGTAGTGAAAATGCTGATTGAAAAAGACCCTGCGTTAGAAAAACCCATCCAGTTTTCCTTGAGGCAGAATTTGCACGAGATTGGTGAGAGATGTATTGAAGAACTTAAGCACTTCATTGCAGAATACGACACCGTCAGGCACGAATTTGAAGAATCGTAA
- the PPHLN1 gene encoding periphilin-1 isoform X9 — translation MAYRRDDVWSDERYDYDRLPRERLPPRPDESECSSHFQRAGDWMRLNDIYLEDYAREVNFANKKPPLPERPGEGSYSRYEYSHAPVGYRDYGDGRGFAHERRSGPPHRMDDPGYRWQRDDHPASRQPDYRDLRDGMRRKPAYPHYARDRSPHKRDSPYFRESPVSRRDSPHSRSGSSISSRSYSPDRSKAYAYHQSQHSRSMSSLPKRNISQQGKEKSASQSLKTSRDVSPSGTAAGPPSKALDKSSRLSEKELAEAASRWAAEKAEKTDTSSVPEISDYEAASSEPLYAERHEETGASIPDNNELFEDSPHVSRSKAIAAKTKEIEQVYRQDCETFGAVVKMLIEKDPALEKPIQFSLRQNLHEIGERCIEELKHFIAEYDTVRHEFEES, via the exons A TGGCATACAGAAGAGATGATGTGTGGTCTGATGAACGATATGATTATGATAGACTTCCGCGAGAGCGGCTTCCTCCACGTCCTGAT GAGTCAGAGTGCTCTTCTCATTTTCAACGGGCTGGAGATTGGATGAGATTGAACGACATATATCTA GAAGACTATGCTCGAGAAGTCAACTTTGCGAACAAGAAACCACCACTTCCAGAGAGACCTGGGGAAGGAAGCTACAGTAGATATGAATATAGTCATGCTCCTGTTGGCTATAGAGATTACGGAGACGGCCGCGGTTTTGCCCACGAAAGAAGAAGTGGACCACCACACAGAATG GATGATCCTGGATATAGATGGCAAAGGGACGACCATCCTGCTAGTCGTCAGCCTGATTATAG GGACCTGAGAGACGGCATGCGCCGGAAACCCGCCTATCCTCACTATGCGAGAGATCGATCCCCGCATAAGAGAGATTCTCCTTACTTCAGGGAATCGCCGGTCAGCCGAAGGGATTCCCCCCACAGCAGATCTGGGTCCAGCATCAGCAGCAGAAGTTACTCTCCCGACAGAAGCAAAGCCTATGCCTACCACCAGTCCCAGCATAGCAGAAGTATGTCATCTTTACCTAAAAGAAATATTTCTCAACAAG GTAAAGAGAAAAGCGCCTCTCAGTCCTTGAAAACGTCAAGAGATGTCTCTCCCTCAGGAACAGCAGCAGGGCCACCTTCAAAG GCCTTGGACAAAAGTAGCCGCTTGTCAGAAAAGGAGCTTGCAGAGGCTGCAAGTAGGTGGGCAGCTGAAAAAGCAGAGAAGACAGACACAAGCAGCGTACCTGAAATTTCAGATTATGAA GCTGCATCCTCAGAACCGTTATATGCAGAACGCCATGAAGAAACTGGCGCCAGCATACCAGACAATAATGAACTGTTTGAAGACAGCCCGCATGTTAGTCGTTCCAAGGCAATTGCAGCAAAGACAAAGGAGATTGAACAG gTGTACAGACAGGATTGCGAAACCTTTGGTGCTGTAGTGAAAATGCTGATTGAAAAAGACCCTGCGTTAGAAAAACCCATCCAGTTTTCCTTGAGGCAGAATTTGCACGAGATTGGTGAGAGATGTATTGAAGAACTTAAGCACTTCATTGCAGAATACGACACCGTCAGGCACGAATTTGAAGAATCGTAA
- the PPHLN1 gene encoding periphilin-1 isoform X1 translates to MHTTGTTVVLQDSLRVGLKPTDSLSKVAYRRDDVWSDERYDYDRLPRERLPPRPDCLTKVFDSVEHQESECSSHFQRAGDWMRLNDIYLEDYAREVNFANKKPPLPERPGEGSYSRYEYSHAPVGYRDYGDGRGFAHERRSGPPHRMDDPGYRWQRDDHPASRQPDYRDLRDGMRRKPAYPHYARDRSPHKRDSPYFRESPVSRRDSPHSRSGSSISSRSYSPDRSKAYAYHQSQHSRSMSSLPKRNISQQGKEKSASQSLKTSRDVSPSGTAAGPPSKALDKSSRLSEKELAEAASRWAAEKAEKTDTSSVPEISDYEAASSEPLYAERHEETGASIPDNNELFEDSPHVSRSKAIAAKTKEIEQVYRQDCETFGAVVKMLIEKDPALEKPIQFSLRQNLHEIGERCIEELKHFIAEYDTVRHEFEES, encoded by the exons ATGCATACAACAGGTACAACAGTAGTTCTACAGGACAGCTTAAGAGTGGGTTTAAAGCCTACTGACAGCTtatcaaaag TGGCATACAGAAGAGATGATGTGTGGTCTGATGAACGATATGATTATGATAGACTTCCGCGAGAGCGGCTTCCTCCACGTCCTGAT TGTTTGACGAAAGTATTTGACAGCGTAGAACACCAG GAGTCAGAGTGCTCTTCTCATTTTCAACGGGCTGGAGATTGGATGAGATTGAACGACATATATCTA GAAGACTATGCTCGAGAAGTCAACTTTGCGAACAAGAAACCACCACTTCCAGAGAGACCTGGGGAAGGAAGCTACAGTAGATATGAATATAGTCATGCTCCTGTTGGCTATAGAGATTACGGAGACGGCCGCGGTTTTGCCCACGAAAGAAGAAGTGGACCACCACACAGAATG GATGATCCTGGATATAGATGGCAAAGGGACGACCATCCTGCTAGTCGTCAGCCTGATTATAG GGACCTGAGAGACGGCATGCGCCGGAAACCCGCCTATCCTCACTATGCGAGAGATCGATCCCCGCATAAGAGAGATTCTCCTTACTTCAGGGAATCGCCGGTCAGCCGAAGGGATTCCCCCCACAGCAGATCTGGGTCCAGCATCAGCAGCAGAAGTTACTCTCCCGACAGAAGCAAAGCCTATGCCTACCACCAGTCCCAGCATAGCAGAAGTATGTCATCTTTACCTAAAAGAAATATTTCTCAACAAG GTAAAGAGAAAAGCGCCTCTCAGTCCTTGAAAACGTCAAGAGATGTCTCTCCCTCAGGAACAGCAGCAGGGCCACCTTCAAAG GCCTTGGACAAAAGTAGCCGCTTGTCAGAAAAGGAGCTTGCAGAGGCTGCAAGTAGGTGGGCAGCTGAAAAAGCAGAGAAGACAGACACAAGCAGCGTACCTGAAATTTCAGATTATGAA GCTGCATCCTCAGAACCGTTATATGCAGAACGCCATGAAGAAACTGGCGCCAGCATACCAGACAATAATGAACTGTTTGAAGACAGCCCGCATGTTAGTCGTTCCAAGGCAATTGCAGCAAAGACAAAGGAGATTGAACAG gTGTACAGACAGGATTGCGAAACCTTTGGTGCTGTAGTGAAAATGCTGATTGAAAAAGACCCTGCGTTAGAAAAACCCATCCAGTTTTCCTTGAGGCAGAATTTGCACGAGATTGGTGAGAGATGTATTGAAGAACTTAAGCACTTCATTGCAGAATACGACACCGTCAGGCACGAATTTGAAGAATCGTAA
- the PPHLN1 gene encoding periphilin-1 isoform X7 — protein MHTTGTTVVLQDSLRVGLKPTDSLSKVAYRRDDVWSDERYDYDRLPRERLPPRPDEDYAREVNFANKKPPLPERPGEGSYSRYEYSHAPVGYRDYGDGRGFAHERRSGPPHRMDDPGYRWQRDDHPASRQPDYRDLRDGMRRKPAYPHYARDRSPHKRDSPYFRESPVSRRDSPHSRSGSSISSRSYSPDRSKAYAYHQSQHSRSMSSLPKRNISQQGKEKSASQSLKTSRDVSPSGTAAGPPSKALDKSSRLSEKELAEAASRWAAEKAEKTDTSSVPEISDYEAASSEPLYAERHEETGASIPDNNELFEDSPHVSRSKAIAAKTKEIEQVYRQDCETFGAVVKMLIEKDPALEKPIQFSLRQNLHEIGERCIEELKHFIAEYDTVRHEFEES, from the exons ATGCATACAACAGGTACAACAGTAGTTCTACAGGACAGCTTAAGAGTGGGTTTAAAGCCTACTGACAGCTtatcaaaag TGGCATACAGAAGAGATGATGTGTGGTCTGATGAACGATATGATTATGATAGACTTCCGCGAGAGCGGCTTCCTCCACGTCCTGAT GAAGACTATGCTCGAGAAGTCAACTTTGCGAACAAGAAACCACCACTTCCAGAGAGACCTGGGGAAGGAAGCTACAGTAGATATGAATATAGTCATGCTCCTGTTGGCTATAGAGATTACGGAGACGGCCGCGGTTTTGCCCACGAAAGAAGAAGTGGACCACCACACAGAATG GATGATCCTGGATATAGATGGCAAAGGGACGACCATCCTGCTAGTCGTCAGCCTGATTATAG GGACCTGAGAGACGGCATGCGCCGGAAACCCGCCTATCCTCACTATGCGAGAGATCGATCCCCGCATAAGAGAGATTCTCCTTACTTCAGGGAATCGCCGGTCAGCCGAAGGGATTCCCCCCACAGCAGATCTGGGTCCAGCATCAGCAGCAGAAGTTACTCTCCCGACAGAAGCAAAGCCTATGCCTACCACCAGTCCCAGCATAGCAGAAGTATGTCATCTTTACCTAAAAGAAATATTTCTCAACAAG GTAAAGAGAAAAGCGCCTCTCAGTCCTTGAAAACGTCAAGAGATGTCTCTCCCTCAGGAACAGCAGCAGGGCCACCTTCAAAG GCCTTGGACAAAAGTAGCCGCTTGTCAGAAAAGGAGCTTGCAGAGGCTGCAAGTAGGTGGGCAGCTGAAAAAGCAGAGAAGACAGACACAAGCAGCGTACCTGAAATTTCAGATTATGAA GCTGCATCCTCAGAACCGTTATATGCAGAACGCCATGAAGAAACTGGCGCCAGCATACCAGACAATAATGAACTGTTTGAAGACAGCCCGCATGTTAGTCGTTCCAAGGCAATTGCAGCAAAGACAAAGGAGATTGAACAG gTGTACAGACAGGATTGCGAAACCTTTGGTGCTGTAGTGAAAATGCTGATTGAAAAAGACCCTGCGTTAGAAAAACCCATCCAGTTTTCCTTGAGGCAGAATTTGCACGAGATTGGTGAGAGATGTATTGAAGAACTTAAGCACTTCATTGCAGAATACGACACCGTCAGGCACGAATTTGAAGAATCGTAA
- the PPHLN1 gene encoding periphilin-1 isoform X5 → MAYRRDDVWSDERYDYDRLPRERLPPRPDCLTKVFDSVEHQESECSSHFQRAGDWMRLNDIYLEDYAREVNFANKKPPLPERPGEGSYSRYEYSHAPVGYRDYGDGRGFAHERRSGPPHRMDDPGYRWQRDDHPASRQPDYRDLRDGMRRKPAYPHYARDRSPHKRDSPYFRESPVSRRDSPHSRSGSSISSRSYSPDRSKAYAYHQSQHSRSMSSLPKRNISQQGKEKSASQSLKTSRDVSPSGTAAGPPSKALDKSSRLSEKELAEAASRWAAEKAEKTDTSSVPEISDYEAASSEPLYAERHEETGASIPDNNELFEDSPHVSRSKAIAAKTKEIEQVYRQDCETFGAVVKMLIEKDPALEKPIQFSLRQNLHEIGERCIEELKHFIAEYDTVRHEFEES, encoded by the exons A TGGCATACAGAAGAGATGATGTGTGGTCTGATGAACGATATGATTATGATAGACTTCCGCGAGAGCGGCTTCCTCCACGTCCTGAT TGTTTGACGAAAGTATTTGACAGCGTAGAACACCAG GAGTCAGAGTGCTCTTCTCATTTTCAACGGGCTGGAGATTGGATGAGATTGAACGACATATATCTA GAAGACTATGCTCGAGAAGTCAACTTTGCGAACAAGAAACCACCACTTCCAGAGAGACCTGGGGAAGGAAGCTACAGTAGATATGAATATAGTCATGCTCCTGTTGGCTATAGAGATTACGGAGACGGCCGCGGTTTTGCCCACGAAAGAAGAAGTGGACCACCACACAGAATG GATGATCCTGGATATAGATGGCAAAGGGACGACCATCCTGCTAGTCGTCAGCCTGATTATAG GGACCTGAGAGACGGCATGCGCCGGAAACCCGCCTATCCTCACTATGCGAGAGATCGATCCCCGCATAAGAGAGATTCTCCTTACTTCAGGGAATCGCCGGTCAGCCGAAGGGATTCCCCCCACAGCAGATCTGGGTCCAGCATCAGCAGCAGAAGTTACTCTCCCGACAGAAGCAAAGCCTATGCCTACCACCAGTCCCAGCATAGCAGAAGTATGTCATCTTTACCTAAAAGAAATATTTCTCAACAAG GTAAAGAGAAAAGCGCCTCTCAGTCCTTGAAAACGTCAAGAGATGTCTCTCCCTCAGGAACAGCAGCAGGGCCACCTTCAAAG GCCTTGGACAAAAGTAGCCGCTTGTCAGAAAAGGAGCTTGCAGAGGCTGCAAGTAGGTGGGCAGCTGAAAAAGCAGAGAAGACAGACACAAGCAGCGTACCTGAAATTTCAGATTATGAA GCTGCATCCTCAGAACCGTTATATGCAGAACGCCATGAAGAAACTGGCGCCAGCATACCAGACAATAATGAACTGTTTGAAGACAGCCCGCATGTTAGTCGTTCCAAGGCAATTGCAGCAAAGACAAAGGAGATTGAACAG gTGTACAGACAGGATTGCGAAACCTTTGGTGCTGTAGTGAAAATGCTGATTGAAAAAGACCCTGCGTTAGAAAAACCCATCCAGTTTTCCTTGAGGCAGAATTTGCACGAGATTGGTGAGAGATGTATTGAAGAACTTAAGCACTTCATTGCAGAATACGACACCGTCAGGCACGAATTTGAAGAATCGTAA
- the PPHLN1 gene encoding periphilin-1 isoform X6, with protein MHTTGTTVVLQDSLRVGLKPTDSLSKVAYRRDDVWSDERYDYDRLPRERLPPRPDCLTKVFDSVEHQESECSSHFQRAGDWMRLNDIYLEDYAREVNFANKKPPLPERPGEGSYSRYEYSHAPVGYRDYGDGRGFAHERRSGPPHRMDDPGYRWQRDDHPASRQPDYRESPVSRRDSPHSRSGSSISSRSYSPDRSKAYAYHQSQHSRSMSSLPKRNISQQGKEKSASQSLKTSRDVSPSGTAAGPPSKALDKSSRLSEKELAEAASRWAAEKAEKTDTSSVPEISDYEAASSEPLYAERHEETGASIPDNNELFEDSPHVSRSKAIAAKTKEIEQVYRQDCETFGAVVKMLIEKDPALEKPIQFSLRQNLHEIGERCIEELKHFIAEYDTVRHEFEES; from the exons ATGCATACAACAGGTACAACAGTAGTTCTACAGGACAGCTTAAGAGTGGGTTTAAAGCCTACTGACAGCTtatcaaaag TGGCATACAGAAGAGATGATGTGTGGTCTGATGAACGATATGATTATGATAGACTTCCGCGAGAGCGGCTTCCTCCACGTCCTGAT TGTTTGACGAAAGTATTTGACAGCGTAGAACACCAG GAGTCAGAGTGCTCTTCTCATTTTCAACGGGCTGGAGATTGGATGAGATTGAACGACATATATCTA GAAGACTATGCTCGAGAAGTCAACTTTGCGAACAAGAAACCACCACTTCCAGAGAGACCTGGGGAAGGAAGCTACAGTAGATATGAATATAGTCATGCTCCTGTTGGCTATAGAGATTACGGAGACGGCCGCGGTTTTGCCCACGAAAGAAGAAGTGGACCACCACACAGAATG GATGATCCTGGATATAGATGGCAAAGGGACGACCATCCTGCTAGTCGTCAGCCTGATTATAG GGAATCGCCGGTCAGCCGAAGGGATTCCCCCCACAGCAGATCTGGGTCCAGCATCAGCAGCAGAAGTTACTCTCCCGACAGAAGCAAAGCCTATGCCTACCACCAGTCCCAGCATAGCAGAAGTATGTCATCTTTACCTAAAAGAAATATTTCTCAACAAG GTAAAGAGAAAAGCGCCTCTCAGTCCTTGAAAACGTCAAGAGATGTCTCTCCCTCAGGAACAGCAGCAGGGCCACCTTCAAAG GCCTTGGACAAAAGTAGCCGCTTGTCAGAAAAGGAGCTTGCAGAGGCTGCAAGTAGGTGGGCAGCTGAAAAAGCAGAGAAGACAGACACAAGCAGCGTACCTGAAATTTCAGATTATGAA GCTGCATCCTCAGAACCGTTATATGCAGAACGCCATGAAGAAACTGGCGCCAGCATACCAGACAATAATGAACTGTTTGAAGACAGCCCGCATGTTAGTCGTTCCAAGGCAATTGCAGCAAAGACAAAGGAGATTGAACAG gTGTACAGACAGGATTGCGAAACCTTTGGTGCTGTAGTGAAAATGCTGATTGAAAAAGACCCTGCGTTAGAAAAACCCATCCAGTTTTCCTTGAGGCAGAATTTGCACGAGATTGGTGAGAGATGTATTGAAGAACTTAAGCACTTCATTGCAGAATACGACACCGTCAGGCACGAATTTGAAGAATCGTAA
- the PPHLN1 gene encoding periphilin-1 isoform X2 — protein MHTTGTTVVLQDSLRVGLKPTDSLSKVAYRRDDVWSDERYDYDRLPRERLPPRPDESECSSHFQRAGDWMRLNDIYLEDYAREVNFANKKPPLPERPGEGSYSRYEYSHAPVGYRDYGDGRGFAHERRSGPPHRMDDPGYRWQRDDHPASRQPDYRDLRDGMRRKPAYPHYARDRSPHKRDSPYFRESPVSRRDSPHSRSGSSISSRSYSPDRSKAYAYHQSQHSRSMSSLPKRNISQQGKEKSASQSLKTSRDVSPSGTAAGPPSKALDKSSRLSEKELAEAASRWAAEKAEKTDTSSVPEISDYEAASSEPLYAERHEETGASIPDNNELFEDSPHVSRSKAIAAKTKEIEQVYRQDCETFGAVVKMLIEKDPALEKPIQFSLRQNLHEIGERCIEELKHFIAEYDTVRHEFEES, from the exons ATGCATACAACAGGTACAACAGTAGTTCTACAGGACAGCTTAAGAGTGGGTTTAAAGCCTACTGACAGCTtatcaaaag TGGCATACAGAAGAGATGATGTGTGGTCTGATGAACGATATGATTATGATAGACTTCCGCGAGAGCGGCTTCCTCCACGTCCTGAT GAGTCAGAGTGCTCTTCTCATTTTCAACGGGCTGGAGATTGGATGAGATTGAACGACATATATCTA GAAGACTATGCTCGAGAAGTCAACTTTGCGAACAAGAAACCACCACTTCCAGAGAGACCTGGGGAAGGAAGCTACAGTAGATATGAATATAGTCATGCTCCTGTTGGCTATAGAGATTACGGAGACGGCCGCGGTTTTGCCCACGAAAGAAGAAGTGGACCACCACACAGAATG GATGATCCTGGATATAGATGGCAAAGGGACGACCATCCTGCTAGTCGTCAGCCTGATTATAG GGACCTGAGAGACGGCATGCGCCGGAAACCCGCCTATCCTCACTATGCGAGAGATCGATCCCCGCATAAGAGAGATTCTCCTTACTTCAGGGAATCGCCGGTCAGCCGAAGGGATTCCCCCCACAGCAGATCTGGGTCCAGCATCAGCAGCAGAAGTTACTCTCCCGACAGAAGCAAAGCCTATGCCTACCACCAGTCCCAGCATAGCAGAAGTATGTCATCTTTACCTAAAAGAAATATTTCTCAACAAG GTAAAGAGAAAAGCGCCTCTCAGTCCTTGAAAACGTCAAGAGATGTCTCTCCCTCAGGAACAGCAGCAGGGCCACCTTCAAAG GCCTTGGACAAAAGTAGCCGCTTGTCAGAAAAGGAGCTTGCAGAGGCTGCAAGTAGGTGGGCAGCTGAAAAAGCAGAGAAGACAGACACAAGCAGCGTACCTGAAATTTCAGATTATGAA GCTGCATCCTCAGAACCGTTATATGCAGAACGCCATGAAGAAACTGGCGCCAGCATACCAGACAATAATGAACTGTTTGAAGACAGCCCGCATGTTAGTCGTTCCAAGGCAATTGCAGCAAAGACAAAGGAGATTGAACAG gTGTACAGACAGGATTGCGAAACCTTTGGTGCTGTAGTGAAAATGCTGATTGAAAAAGACCCTGCGTTAGAAAAACCCATCCAGTTTTCCTTGAGGCAGAATTTGCACGAGATTGGTGAGAGATGTATTGAAGAACTTAAGCACTTCATTGCAGAATACGACACCGTCAGGCACGAATTTGAAGAATCGTAA
- the PPHLN1 gene encoding periphilin-1 isoform X3, which yields MHTTGTTVVLQDSLRVGLKPTDSLSKVAYRRDDVWSDERYDYDRLPRERLPPRPDCLTKVFDSVEHQESECSSHFQRAGDWMRLNDIYLEDYAREVNFANKKPPLPERPGEGSYSRYEYSHAPVGYRDYGDGRGFAHERRSGPPHRMDDPGYRWQRDDHPASRQPDYRDLRDGMRRKPAYPHYARDRSPHKRDSPYFRESPVSRRDSPHSRSGSSISSRSYSPDRSKAYAYHQSQHSRSKEKSASQSLKTSRDVSPSGTAAGPPSKALDKSSRLSEKELAEAASRWAAEKAEKTDTSSVPEISDYEAASSEPLYAERHEETGASIPDNNELFEDSPHVSRSKAIAAKTKEIEQVYRQDCETFGAVVKMLIEKDPALEKPIQFSLRQNLHEIGERCIEELKHFIAEYDTVRHEFEES from the exons ATGCATACAACAGGTACAACAGTAGTTCTACAGGACAGCTTAAGAGTGGGTTTAAAGCCTACTGACAGCTtatcaaaag TGGCATACAGAAGAGATGATGTGTGGTCTGATGAACGATATGATTATGATAGACTTCCGCGAGAGCGGCTTCCTCCACGTCCTGAT TGTTTGACGAAAGTATTTGACAGCGTAGAACACCAG GAGTCAGAGTGCTCTTCTCATTTTCAACGGGCTGGAGATTGGATGAGATTGAACGACATATATCTA GAAGACTATGCTCGAGAAGTCAACTTTGCGAACAAGAAACCACCACTTCCAGAGAGACCTGGGGAAGGAAGCTACAGTAGATATGAATATAGTCATGCTCCTGTTGGCTATAGAGATTACGGAGACGGCCGCGGTTTTGCCCACGAAAGAAGAAGTGGACCACCACACAGAATG GATGATCCTGGATATAGATGGCAAAGGGACGACCATCCTGCTAGTCGTCAGCCTGATTATAG GGACCTGAGAGACGGCATGCGCCGGAAACCCGCCTATCCTCACTATGCGAGAGATCGATCCCCGCATAAGAGAGATTCTCCTTACTTCAGGGAATCGCCGGTCAGCCGAAGGGATTCCCCCCACAGCAGATCTGGGTCCAGCATCAGCAGCAGAAGTTACTCTCCCGACAGAAGCAAAGCCTATGCCTACCACCAGTCCCAGCATAGCAGAA GTAAAGAGAAAAGCGCCTCTCAGTCCTTGAAAACGTCAAGAGATGTCTCTCCCTCAGGAACAGCAGCAGGGCCACCTTCAAAG GCCTTGGACAAAAGTAGCCGCTTGTCAGAAAAGGAGCTTGCAGAGGCTGCAAGTAGGTGGGCAGCTGAAAAAGCAGAGAAGACAGACACAAGCAGCGTACCTGAAATTTCAGATTATGAA GCTGCATCCTCAGAACCGTTATATGCAGAACGCCATGAAGAAACTGGCGCCAGCATACCAGACAATAATGAACTGTTTGAAGACAGCCCGCATGTTAGTCGTTCCAAGGCAATTGCAGCAAAGACAAAGGAGATTGAACAG gTGTACAGACAGGATTGCGAAACCTTTGGTGCTGTAGTGAAAATGCTGATTGAAAAAGACCCTGCGTTAGAAAAACCCATCCAGTTTTCCTTGAGGCAGAATTTGCACGAGATTGGTGAGAGATGTATTGAAGAACTTAAGCACTTCATTGCAGAATACGACACCGTCAGGCACGAATTTGAAGAATCGTAA
- the PPHLN1 gene encoding periphilin-1 isoform X12 yields MAYRRDDVWSDERYDYDRLPRERLPPRPDEDYAREVNFANKKPPLPERPGEGSYSRYEYSHAPVGYRDYGDGRGFAHERRSGPPHRMDDPGYRWQRDDHPASRQPDYRDLRDGMRRKPAYPHYARDRSPHKRDSPYFRESPVSRRDSPHSRSGSSISSRSYSPDRSKAYAYHQSQHSRSMSSLPKRNISQQGKEKSASQSLKTSRDVSPSGTAAGPPSKALDKSSRLSEKELAEAASRWAAEKAEKTDTSSVPEISDYEAASSEPLYAERHEETGASIPDNNELFEDSPHVSRSKAIAAKTKEIEQVYRQDCETFGAVVKMLIEKDPALEKPIQFSLRQNLHEIGERCIEELKHFIAEYDTVRHEFEES; encoded by the exons A TGGCATACAGAAGAGATGATGTGTGGTCTGATGAACGATATGATTATGATAGACTTCCGCGAGAGCGGCTTCCTCCACGTCCTGAT GAAGACTATGCTCGAGAAGTCAACTTTGCGAACAAGAAACCACCACTTCCAGAGAGACCTGGGGAAGGAAGCTACAGTAGATATGAATATAGTCATGCTCCTGTTGGCTATAGAGATTACGGAGACGGCCGCGGTTTTGCCCACGAAAGAAGAAGTGGACCACCACACAGAATG GATGATCCTGGATATAGATGGCAAAGGGACGACCATCCTGCTAGTCGTCAGCCTGATTATAG GGACCTGAGAGACGGCATGCGCCGGAAACCCGCCTATCCTCACTATGCGAGAGATCGATCCCCGCATAAGAGAGATTCTCCTTACTTCAGGGAATCGCCGGTCAGCCGAAGGGATTCCCCCCACAGCAGATCTGGGTCCAGCATCAGCAGCAGAAGTTACTCTCCCGACAGAAGCAAAGCCTATGCCTACCACCAGTCCCAGCATAGCAGAAGTATGTCATCTTTACCTAAAAGAAATATTTCTCAACAAG GTAAAGAGAAAAGCGCCTCTCAGTCCTTGAAAACGTCAAGAGATGTCTCTCCCTCAGGAACAGCAGCAGGGCCACCTTCAAAG GCCTTGGACAAAAGTAGCCGCTTGTCAGAAAAGGAGCTTGCAGAGGCTGCAAGTAGGTGGGCAGCTGAAAAAGCAGAGAAGACAGACACAAGCAGCGTACCTGAAATTTCAGATTATGAA GCTGCATCCTCAGAACCGTTATATGCAGAACGCCATGAAGAAACTGGCGCCAGCATACCAGACAATAATGAACTGTTTGAAGACAGCCCGCATGTTAGTCGTTCCAAGGCAATTGCAGCAAAGACAAAGGAGATTGAACAG gTGTACAGACAGGATTGCGAAACCTTTGGTGCTGTAGTGAAAATGCTGATTGAAAAAGACCCTGCGTTAGAAAAACCCATCCAGTTTTCCTTGAGGCAGAATTTGCACGAGATTGGTGAGAGATGTATTGAAGAACTTAAGCACTTCATTGCAGAATACGACACCGTCAGGCACGAATTTGAAGAATCGTAA